Proteins co-encoded in one uncultured Bacteroides sp. genomic window:
- a CDS encoding carboxypeptidase-like regulatory domain-containing protein: MKHLCLFLLFICIVHSPLWSENGDDPLSKHIQIEKQKNTVYELLNYIGDTSGFYFIYDSKIIDNEKKSKLKAGTYSVREAIFQVLQSENYTLRTLDRYILINEKNSSTLPLHQTAASKVKDSLSYKHVSGTVLEKLTQAPIPYCSVSLEGTGIGTITNNNGKFLLRIPNSLSLVKLHISHIGYESHSIPVDFIKNSPINIYLTQRMVPLQEVIFRLVNPRKIVREALEARDRLYLDKPSYFTTFYREGIERKKELLRLTEAVFKVYKQSYTKSFSFDQVKLLKMRKITNDAVKDSVVLRMKAGVEASLLLDLMKNVPEFMEINDKNIYDYTKIDMTEIDSRRAHVISFEQRKGITDPCLKGKLYIDAENSALLCAELEINPSYIDKAEDQFVVKRGRNIKVHPQQIVYTVSYKELNGKYYMNHVRGDLSFKMKGKGQFFYSPMHIFFEMVTCKVDTVNVQPFPREERLPVRKIFSEENFSYDNHFWGDFNVILPEENINKNLSRIASKIEESGE; the protein is encoded by the coding sequence ATGAAACATTTGTGCTTATTTCTGCTGTTTATTTGTATCGTTCATTCTCCTTTATGGTCGGAGAATGGAGACGATCCGTTAAGTAAGCACATTCAGATTGAAAAGCAAAAAAACACTGTTTATGAGTTATTGAATTACATTGGAGATACATCGGGTTTCTATTTTATTTATGATAGCAAAATTATTGATAATGAAAAGAAATCCAAATTAAAGGCCGGAACGTATTCCGTTCGTGAGGCTATCTTCCAGGTGCTTCAGAGTGAAAATTATACCTTAAGAACCCTTGATCGCTATATTCTGATTAATGAAAAGAATTCTTCCACACTACCTTTGCATCAAACGGCTGCTTCAAAGGTCAAAGATAGTCTGTCTTACAAGCATGTCTCTGGAACTGTACTGGAAAAATTGACGCAAGCTCCTATTCCTTACTGTTCTGTCAGTCTTGAAGGGACAGGAATTGGAACAATAACCAATAACAATGGTAAGTTCTTATTAAGAATACCTAATTCTTTAAGCCTTGTAAAGTTGCATATTTCTCACATAGGGTATGAATCTCACTCAATACCTGTTGATTTCATAAAAAACAGTCCTATTAATATTTATCTGACTCAGCGAATGGTTCCTCTTCAGGAAGTGATCTTCCGACTCGTAAATCCCAGGAAGATTGTGAGAGAAGCTCTGGAAGCACGAGATCGCCTTTACCTTGATAAACCATCCTATTTTACGACCTTTTACAGAGAAGGAATAGAACGTAAAAAAGAGTTGCTAAGACTCACCGAGGCTGTGTTTAAAGTGTATAAGCAAAGCTATACTAAATCTTTCTCTTTTGATCAGGTGAAACTTCTGAAGATGCGAAAGATTACCAATGATGCGGTGAAAGATTCTGTTGTTCTAAGGATGAAAGCAGGGGTAGAGGCCTCTTTGTTATTGGATTTAATGAAGAATGTTCCCGAATTTATGGAAATAAACGATAAGAATATATACGACTATACCAAAATTGATATGACTGAGATAGATTCCCGCAGGGCGCATGTAATTTCTTTCGAACAGAGAAAGGGGATTACAGATCCTTGTTTAAAGGGAAAATTGTATATCGATGCTGAAAATTCAGCTTTGCTTTGTGCTGAGCTTGAGATTAATCCTTCGTATATTGATAAAGCGGAAGATCAGTTTGTTGTTAAGCGAGGTCGCAATATAAAAGTCCACCCTCAGCAAATTGTATATACAGTGTCATACAAAGAGTTGAATGGCAAATATTACATGAATCATGTCAGAGGCGATTTATCTTTCAAAATGAAGGGGAAAGGACAATTCTTTTATAGTCCGATGCACATATTCTTTGAAATGGTTACTTGTAAAGTGGATACAGTCAATGTACAGCCTTTTCCTCGTGAAGAAAGGCTTCCTGTCAGAAAGATTTTCTCAGAAGAAAACTTTAGTTATGATAATCATTTCTGGGGAGATTTTAATGTAATCCTTCCGGAAGAGAATATAAACAAGAATCTTTCCCGCATTGCTTCTAAGATAGAAGAATCTGGTGAGTAA
- the ispE gene encoding 4-(cytidine 5'-diphospho)-2-C-methyl-D-erythritol kinase, with protein sequence MIVFPNAKINLGLNITEKRPDGYHNLETVFYPVHIEDALEVVLLKDSDKDFELQVFGASIAGNPEDNLVVKAYKLLKERFNLPAISIYLQKQIPSGAGMGGGSADGAFMLKLLNTKFSLGLSEKELEALATRLGADCPFFIKNQPTFATGTGNIFSPINISLKGLYILIVKPEIFVSTRDAFSLITPAYPQKRITEIIQQPVTEWKNDLVNDFEKSVFALHSEIGEAKNKLYEAGAIYASMSGSGSSLYGIFNTPFDKPELIFPDYFIWQGKL encoded by the coding sequence ATGATTGTATTCCCTAATGCCAAAATAAACCTGGGTCTTAATATCACAGAAAAGCGTCCCGACGGTTATCATAATTTAGAAACTGTTTTTTATCCGGTACACATCGAAGACGCGTTAGAAGTTGTGCTTCTTAAGGATTCGGACAAAGATTTTGAATTGCAGGTATTTGGAGCTTCAATAGCTGGAAATCCTGAGGATAATCTGGTAGTGAAAGCCTACAAATTATTAAAAGAAAGGTTCAATCTTCCGGCAATATCCATTTATCTTCAGAAACAAATCCCTTCGGGTGCAGGTATGGGTGGAGGTTCGGCCGACGGAGCTTTTATGCTGAAACTGCTAAACACTAAATTCTCTTTAGGATTATCTGAGAAAGAATTAGAAGCATTAGCTACCCGTTTAGGAGCCGACTGTCCATTCTTTATCAAGAATCAACCCACATTTGCAACTGGCACAGGTAATATTTTCTCTCCGATAAATATTTCATTAAAAGGATTATACATATTAATTGTTAAACCTGAAATTTTTGTTTCTACACGCGATGCCTTTTCACTTATTACCCCCGCTTATCCTCAAAAAAGAATCACGGAAATTATACAGCAACCTGTGACAGAGTGGAAAAATGACTTAGTAAATGACTTTGAAAAGAGTGTATTTGCACTGCATTCTGAAATTGGAGAAGCCAAAAATAAGCTATACGAAGCAGGAGCTATATATGCATCCATGTCCGGTTCCGGTTCTTCATTATATGGTATTTTCAATACTCCATTTGATAAACCGGAACTGATTTTTCCTGATTACTTTATCTGGCAGGGGAAACTATAA
- the dnaB gene encoding replicative DNA helicase yields MEQKRNARSTKPKVQPIADYGRLQPQAREFEEAVLGALMLEKDAYPQVSEILRPESFYDRHHQMIYAAITDLAVRQEPIDILTVTEQLKKRGELEEVGGPFYITKLSSQVASSAHIEYHARIIAQKYLARELISFTSEIQGKSFDETLDVDDLMQEAEGRLFEISQRNLKKDYTQINPIISEAYELLQKAAARTDGLSGLESGFHGLDKMTSGWQNSDLVIIAARPAMGKTAFVLSMARNIAVNFRNPVAVFSLEMSNVQLVNRLIVNVCEIPGEKIKSGQLAPYEWQQLDYKLKDLIDAPLYVDDTPSLSVFELRTKARRLVREHGVKILIIDYLQLMNASGMSFGSRQEEVSTISRSLKGLAKELNIPIIALSQLNRGVENREGIDGKRPQLADLRESGAIEQDADMVCFIHRPEYYKIYSDEKGNDLRGMAEIIIAKHRNGATGDVLLRFKGEFAKFQNPDDDTIIPLPGESGVVGSKINKQPQGSVPPPQEEYPSQISSPFGNFGNDGPLPF; encoded by the coding sequence ATGGAACAAAAAAGAAATGCACGAAGCACGAAACCAAAAGTACAACCGATAGCGGATTACGGCCGTTTGCAACCGCAGGCGCGTGAGTTTGAAGAGGCTGTATTGGGAGCATTAATGCTTGAAAAAGACGCTTACCCTCAGGTTAGTGAAATCCTTCGTCCCGAATCGTTTTATGATCGTCATCATCAAATGATTTATGCAGCAATTACAGATTTAGCTGTTCGTCAGGAGCCAATAGACATTCTAACCGTTACCGAACAACTTAAAAAACGCGGGGAACTTGAAGAAGTGGGAGGGCCGTTCTATATTACCAAATTGAGCAGTCAGGTTGCCTCTTCAGCACATATTGAATATCATGCGCGAATTATTGCCCAGAAGTATCTGGCGCGTGAATTGATTTCTTTCACCAGTGAGATTCAGGGCAAGTCTTTTGATGAAACACTCGATGTGGATGATTTGATGCAGGAAGCGGAAGGACGATTGTTCGAAATCTCTCAACGAAATCTAAAAAAAGACTATACGCAGATTAATCCCATTATCTCAGAGGCATATGAATTGTTGCAAAAAGCTGCAGCCAGAACCGATGGTTTGAGTGGATTGGAAAGTGGTTTCCATGGATTGGACAAGATGACTTCCGGTTGGCAGAATTCCGACCTGGTTATTATCGCTGCCCGTCCGGCAATGGGTAAAACGGCATTCGTTTTGTCTATGGCAAGAAATATAGCTGTTAACTTTAGAAATCCGGTAGCTGTGTTTTCTCTTGAAATGAGTAACGTTCAGCTGGTAAACCGTCTTATAGTTAATGTCTGTGAGATTCCGGGTGAAAAAATAAAAAGTGGTCAGCTTGCTCCTTATGAATGGCAGCAGCTTGATTACAAACTAAAAGATTTGATTGATGCACCTTTATATGTGGACGATACTCCTTCACTTTCTGTCTTTGAATTAAGAACAAAAGCAAGACGATTGGTACGCGAGCACGGTGTTAAAATACTTATTATTGACTACCTTCAGTTGATGAATGCCAGCGGAATGTCATTCGGTAGCCGCCAGGAAGAGGTAAGTACCATTTCCCGGTCCTTGAAAGGATTGGCTAAGGAATTAAATATCCCGATTATCGCTCTGTCACAGTTAAATCGTGGAGTTGAAAATCGTGAGGGAATTGACGGAAAGCGTCCACAGTTGGCCGACCTTCGTGAATCTGGAGCCATTGAGCAGGATGCCGATATGGTTTGTTTTATTCACCGTCCCGAATATTATAAGATTTATTCGGACGAAAAAGGAAACGATTTGCGCGGAATGGCTGAGATTATTATCGCAAAACACCGTAATGGTGCCACAGGTGATGTGCTTCTTCGATTCAAAGGAGAGTTTGCTAAATTCCAGAATCCGGATGATGATACGATTATTCCTTTACCCGGTGAGAGCGGTGTTGTGGGTTCGAAAATAAATAAACAACCTCAGGGTTCGGTACCTCCACCTCAGGAGGAATATCCTTCCCAGATATCCAGTCCTTTCGGAAATTTTGGTAATGACGGCCCATTGCCGTTCTAA
- the pheT gene encoding phenylalanine--tRNA ligase subunit beta, which yields MNISYNWLKEYVNFDLTPDEVAAALTSIGLETGGVEEVQTIKGGLEGLVIGEVLTCVEHPNSDHLHITTVNLGNSEPTQIVCGAPNVATGQKVVVATLGAKLYDGDECFTIKKSKIRGVESIGMICAEDEIGIGTDHAGIIVLPSDAVPGTLAKDYYNVKSDYVLEVDITPNRADACSHFGVARDLYAYLIQNGYKAQLTKPSVDAFKIDNHDLDIDVVVENSEACPRYAGVTIKGITVKESPEWMQNRLRAIGVRPINNIVDITNYIVHELGQPLHCFDADVVGKKVIVKTLPEGTPFTTLDGLERKLSDRDLMICNENGPMCIAGVFGGLDSGVTEKTVNVFLESAYFHPTWVRKTARRYALNTDASFRFERGIDPLYTDYVLKHAALLVQELGGGTVSSEIKDVYPVPFSKFNVDITYNKINTLIGKEIPVETVKSIVTSLEMEITNETAEGLSLAVPPYRVDVMRDVDVIEDILRVYGYNNVEIPTTLKSSLTTKGIADKSYKLQSLISEQLVGCGFNEILNNSLTRAAYYEGSETYPANNLVMLLNPLSNDLNCMRQTLLFGGLESITHNANRKNADLKFFEFGNCYYFNEDKKNPEKVLAAYSEDYHLGLWVSGKKVANSWAHADEQSSVYELKAYVENILLRLGLDLRNLVVGNLTDDLFSAALSVNTKGGKRLATFGVITKKQLKAFDIDNEVYYADLNWNELMKAIKSVKVSYEEICKFPAVKRDLALLLDKQIQFAEIEKIAYDTERKLLKSVSLFDVYEGKNLEAGKKSYAVSFLLQDETQTLNEKQIDKIMSKLVANLENKLGAKLR from the coding sequence ATGAATATCTCTTATAATTGGCTGAAAGAGTATGTCAATTTCGATTTAACTCCTGATGAAGTTGCTGCAGCACTTACCTCAATTGGTTTGGAAACCGGCGGGGTAGAAGAAGTTCAAACTATTAAAGGTGGTTTGGAAGGATTAGTAATTGGTGAAGTGCTGACATGTGTTGAACATCCAAATTCAGATCATCTACACATTACTACTGTAAATTTAGGGAATAGCGAGCCTACTCAGATTGTTTGTGGCGCGCCGAATGTGGCTACCGGACAAAAAGTGGTTGTTGCTACCTTAGGTGCAAAGCTTTATGACGGAGATGAATGTTTTACGATAAAGAAATCAAAGATCCGCGGCGTTGAATCCATCGGAATGATTTGTGCGGAAGATGAAATAGGTATTGGCACAGACCATGCCGGAATCATTGTTCTTCCTTCAGATGCAGTTCCCGGTACACTTGCAAAAGACTACTATAATGTTAAGAGCGACTATGTGCTCGAGGTAGATATTACTCCAAACCGTGCAGACGCTTGTTCTCACTTCGGAGTTGCCCGCGATTTATATGCTTATCTTATTCAGAATGGATATAAAGCTCAACTGACTAAACCATCTGTGGATGCATTTAAAATTGATAACCATGACTTGGATATCGATGTGGTTGTAGAGAATAGCGAAGCATGTCCTCGTTATGCCGGAGTTACTATTAAAGGAATTACGGTAAAAGAAAGTCCGGAATGGATGCAAAACAGGTTAAGAGCTATCGGCGTTCGCCCAATCAATAATATTGTAGATATAACAAACTATATTGTTCACGAACTTGGTCAACCTCTCCACTGCTTCGATGCCGATGTAGTAGGAAAGAAAGTAATCGTTAAGACTTTGCCTGAAGGGACTCCTTTTACTACACTTGATGGATTGGAAAGAAAACTGAGCGATCGCGACCTGATGATCTGTAATGAGAATGGTCCGATGTGTATTGCCGGAGTCTTTGGTGGTTTGGATTCGGGAGTAACAGAGAAAACTGTTAATGTGTTTCTTGAAAGTGCTTATTTTCATCCTACCTGGGTACGTAAAACTGCACGTCGTTATGCTTTAAACACAGATGCTTCTTTCCGTTTTGAAAGAGGAATTGACCCTCTGTATACTGATTATGTATTGAAACATGCTGCACTTCTAGTTCAGGAACTTGGTGGGGGTACTGTTTCTTCTGAAATAAAAGATGTATATCCTGTACCGTTCAGTAAATTCAATGTAGATATTACTTATAATAAAATAAATACACTCATTGGTAAAGAAATTCCTGTTGAGACTGTTAAGAGTATTGTTACCAGCCTTGAAATGGAAATCACAAATGAAACAGCTGAGGGCTTGTCTCTTGCCGTTCCTCCTTACCGTGTGGATGTAATGCGTGATGTAGATGTGATTGAGGATATCCTTCGTGTTTACGGATATAACAACGTGGAAATCCCAACAACTCTGAAATCAAGCCTGACAACTAAAGGCATTGCCGATAAGTCATACAAACTTCAGAGCCTTATTTCTGAGCAATTGGTTGGCTGTGGTTTCAATGAAATACTAAATAACTCTTTAACAAGAGCTGCTTATTATGAAGGTTCAGAAACTTATCCGGCTAATAATCTGGTGATGTTATTGAATCCATTGAGTAACGACCTTAACTGTATGCGTCAGACATTGTTGTTTGGTGGTTTGGAAAGTATTACTCACAATGCCAACCGCAAGAATGCTGATCTGAAGTTCTTCGAATTTGGTAACTGTTATTATTTCAATGAAGATAAGAAAAATCCGGAGAAAGTACTTGCTGCTTATAGCGAAGATTACCATTTAGGTTTGTGGGTATCGGGTAAGAAAGTTGCCAACTCATGGGCTCATGCCGATGAACAAAGTTCTGTATACGAGCTGAAAGCTTATGTAGAGAATATCCTTCTTCGTTTAGGATTAGATCTTCGTAACTTAGTTGTTGGCAATCTGACAGACGATCTTTTCTCTGCAGCGTTGTCGGTCAATACCAAGGGAGGAAAACGTTTGGCAACATTTGGTGTAATTACTAAGAAACAGCTGAAGGCATTCGATATTGATAACGAAGTTTACTATGCTGATTTGAACTGGAACGAATTAATGAAAGCCATTAAGTCTGTTAAGGTTTCATACGAAGAAATATGCAAATTCCCAGCTGTTAAGAGAGACCTTGCACTGCTGCTTGATAAACAGATACAGTTTGCCGAAATAGAAAAGATTGCGTATGATACAGAACGCAAACTTCTAAAATCAGTTTCGTTGTTTGATGTCTATGAAGGTAAGAACCTTGAAGCCGGAAAGAAATCATATGCTGTTAGCTTCTTGCTTCAGGATGAAACTCAAACACTGAATGAGAAACAGATTGATAAGATAATGAGTAAACTGGTTGCCAATCTTGAGAACAAGTTGGGAGCAAAACTCAGATAA
- a CDS encoding YebC/PmpR family DNA-binding transcriptional regulator, with the protein MGRAFEYRKATKMKRWGNMARTFTRIGKQIAIAVKAGGPDAENNPHLRSVINNAKAANMPKDNVDRAIKRAISKDTEDYKEMVYEGYGPFGIAVLVETATDNTTRTVANVRSIFNKNGGSLGTSGSLDFMFTRKSMFTVAPKEGVSIEDLELELIDYGVDELDADEEGITLYGEFQSFNAIQKYLEENGFEIVSSEFTRIPTDLKDVTDEQRAAIDKLIEKMEDDEDVQSVYTNMKPSESEE; encoded by the coding sequence ATGGGAAGAGCGTTCGAATACAGAAAAGCCACCAAAATGAAGAGATGGGGGAACATGGCTCGTACATTTACGAGAATTGGCAAACAAATCGCTATTGCAGTAAAAGCTGGCGGTCCTGATGCTGAAAATAACCCACATTTACGTTCGGTAATTAACAACGCAAAGGCAGCCAATATGCCGAAAGACAATGTTGACAGAGCCATTAAGAGAGCTATCTCCAAAGATACCGAAGACTACAAGGAAATGGTATACGAGGGATATGGACCATTTGGTATTGCAGTTTTAGTTGAAACAGCAACAGACAACACTACACGTACAGTAGCTAATGTTCGTAGCATATTCAATAAGAATGGTGGATCTTTAGGTACGTCAGGTAGCTTGGATTTCATGTTTACCCGTAAGTCAATGTTTACAGTTGCTCCTAAAGAAGGCGTTTCTATAGAAGACCTGGAACTTGAGTTAATTGATTATGGGGTAGACGAACTTGATGCCGATGAAGAAGGCATTACATTATACGGAGAATTTCAGTCATTCAATGCTATTCAGAAGTATCTTGAAGAGAATGGTTTTGAAATTGTCAGCTCAGAGTTTACACGTATTCCAACAGATTTGAAAGACGTTACAGACGAGCAACGTGCTGCCATTGATAAACTTATTGAGAAAATGGAAGATGATGAAGATGTGCAGAGTGTTTATACAAACATGAAGCCATCAGAATCTGAAGAATAG
- a CDS encoding leucine-rich repeat protein encodes MRQHPILKPLLAIMCLLFSFNLQAQDATADTIHVEKAGTLATLISPTDKYSINDLTLSGNLNGADISYIQEMAGSSGSGDITEGKLTKLNMADANIVKGSGYNTYQTIDNAISHYMFTFLTNLTSIILPNSVTSIDECAFKGCSGLVSITIPKNVKSIGKSAFSECLGLNSITISNNVTSIDEYAFSGCSELTSVTIPNSVTFIGSGAFWNCTKLNSITIPKGVTFIGNAAFGYCKGITSVTISSSVTSISGAAFISCSSLKEIVVSKENLIYSDIEGVLFNKDYTQLVAYPNAKSTTYIIPKSVTSIGNEAFRDCKSLTTVTIPENVVSIGWNTFGDCKGLTKIYSNNRLPPKTVDVTFNGVNMTTCKLYVPNSSYSAYWIAFGWGDFMNIIDEATTPITGKIPPTTINVTTAGTLPYLIAESKKYMITDLTLTGNLNGSDISCIRAMAGYENGTFGELSKLDLSDANIVKGGNFSAHYDLCYSNEDNVIPMFMFYKLSNLTSIILPKSITSIKEYAFQECTGLTSITIPDKISSIGAFAFSGCSGLKEILASKENPNYTDLEGVLFSKDKAQIVAYPNAKSSTYSIPNNVTSIGVSAFADCKGISSVTIPNSITRIEDKAFYGCTGLTTVTIPNSVDFIGNSAFRNSGLTSIIIPNSVDSIEGSCFSNCTRLESVTIPNSVTSINQFAFYHCTKLTSIIIPNSIVSIERSAFAYSSLASIIIPNSVSSINEDAFSSCTGLSSVTILNNVSIISSGMFAGCTRLTSITLGNSVSSIESNAFGDCTGLKEMHCKSLTPSKVDSYSFDINTTTCILYVPIGTIAAYENANFWKDFINIIEEESTSIIQTKASNIKIYREQDAIVVTGAKFGEIISVYTESGSLLQRIKAIDDEIRINIPINKIYLVKTTGKTFKIAL; translated from the coding sequence ATGAGACAACATCCAATCCTTAAGCCATTACTGGCAATAATGTGCTTATTATTCAGTTTTAACTTACAAGCTCAAGATGCTACTGCTGACACTATTCACGTAGAGAAAGCCGGAACTTTAGCTACCCTAATTTCTCCCACAGATAAATACTCGATTAATGATCTGACTCTATCCGGAAATCTAAATGGAGCTGATATTAGTTATATTCAAGAGATGGCCGGGAGCAGTGGTTCTGGAGACATAACAGAAGGAAAACTAACCAAACTTAATATGGCAGATGCAAACATAGTGAAAGGTAGTGGTTATAATACTTATCAGACTATCGATAATGCTATATCGCATTACATGTTTACGTTTTTAACTAACTTAACCTCAATAATTCTTCCCAATAGTGTAACATCTATTGATGAATGTGCTTTTAAAGGTTGCTCTGGATTAGTATCTATTACTATTCCAAAAAATGTTAAGTCTATAGGAAAATCAGCTTTTTCGGAATGCTTAGGACTAAATTCGATTACTATTTCAAACAATGTGACATCTATTGATGAATATGCTTTTTCTGGTTGCTCTGAATTAACATCTGTAACTATTCCAAATAGTGTTACTTTTATTGGTAGTGGTGCTTTTTGGAACTGTACAAAATTAAATTCAATTACTATTCCAAAAGGCGTAACATTTATTGGTAATGCTGCTTTTGGCTACTGTAAAGGAATAACTTCAGTTACGATATCAAGCAGCGTTACATCTATTAGTGGTGCTGCATTTATCTCTTGCTCAAGTTTAAAAGAAATTGTTGTTTCAAAAGAAAATCTCATTTATTCAGACATTGAAGGTGTTCTATTTAATAAAGACTACACCCAATTAGTAGCATATCCAAATGCTAAATCAACAACTTACATTATTCCAAAGAGTGTTACCTCCATTGGTAATGAAGCTTTTAGGGATTGTAAAAGCTTAACAACAGTTACAATTCCAGAAAATGTTGTTTCTATTGGCTGGAATACTTTTGGGGACTGTAAAGGATTAACTAAGATTTATAGTAATAACAGATTACCTCCTAAAACAGTGGATGTTACATTCAATGGTGTAAATATGACAACATGCAAACTATATGTACCTAACAGTTCATACTCAGCCTATTGGATTGCTTTTGGCTGGGGAGATTTTATGAATATTATCGATGAGGCTACAACTCCTATTACTGGAAAAATTCCGCCAACAACCATAAATGTAACTACTGCAGGTACTTTGCCTTATCTTATTGCTGAATCTAAAAAATATATGATTACTGACTTGACCTTGACAGGGAATTTAAACGGAAGTGATATTAGCTGTATTCGGGCAATGGCTGGATATGAAAACGGCACATTTGGTGAACTTTCAAAACTTGATCTGTCAGATGCAAACATTGTGAAAGGTGGAAACTTTTCTGCGCATTATGACTTATGCTACAGTAATGAAGATAATGTAATTCCTATGTTTATGTTTTATAAATTAAGCAATCTAACCTCAATAATTCTACCGAAAAGTATTACATCTATTAAAGAATATGCTTTTCAAGAGTGTACAGGATTAACATCAATAACAATACCAGACAAAATTTCTTCTATTGGGGCATTTGCTTTTTCAGGTTGCTCTGGATTAAAAGAAATCCTGGCATCAAAAGAAAATCCAAATTATACGGATTTAGAAGGTGTTTTATTTAGTAAAGATAAAGCCCAGATAGTGGCATACCCAAATGCAAAGTCTAGCACCTATTCCATTCCCAACAACGTCACTTCTATTGGCGTGAGTGCTTTTGCTGATTGTAAAGGAATAAGCTCTGTAACAATTCCAAACAGTATTACCAGGATTGAAGATAAAGCTTTTTATGGTTGCACAGGATTAACGACGGTTACAATTCCGAACAGTGTCGATTTTATTGGAAATTCAGCTTTCAGGAATTCAGGTTTAACATCAATCATTATTCCAAACAGTGTGGATTCTATTGAAGGTAGTTGTTTCTCTAATTGCACAAGATTAGAATCTGTGACCATTCCTAATAGTGTCACTTCTATTAACCAGTTTGCTTTTTATCATTGTACAAAATTAACCTCAATAATTATTCCTAACAGCATAGTTTCTATTGAAAGATCAGCCTTCGCATATTCAAGTTTAGCTTCAATCATTATCCCGAACAGTGTTTCTTCAATAAATGAAGATGCTTTTTCTAGTTGCACGGGATTATCATCTGTTACAATTCTAAACAATGTGAGCATTATCAGCAGTGGTATGTTTGCGGGCTGCACAAGATTAACTTCAATCACATTAGGTAATTCTGTGTCTTCAATTGAAAGTAATGCTTTTGGTGATTGCACTGGATTAAAAGAAATGCACTGTAAAAGCCTAACACCTTCAAAAGTAGATTCTTATTCATTTGACATAAACACGACAACGTGCATACTTTATGTACCAATTGGAACTATTGCAGCCTATGAGAACGCAAATTTCTGGAAAGACTTCATAAATATTATTGAAGAAGAATCAACTTCTATAATCCAAACTAAAGCAAGTAATATAAAGATATATAGAGAACAAGATGCAATAGTAGTAACTGGTGCAAAATTTGGAGAGATAATTTCTGTCTATACAGAATCTGGATCGTTACTACAAAGGATCAAAGCTATAGATGATGAGATTAGAATAAATATTCCAATCAATAAGATTTATCTTGTTAAAACAACAGGTAAAACTTTCAAGATAGCTTTATAG
- a CDS encoding TIGR03905 family TSCPD domain-containing protein translates to MKSVYKTSGTCSTYIVVDVEDGILKDVSFQGGCNGNLKGICELIKGMPVDEVISKLEGISCGGRPTSCPDQLCQALRQVKTT, encoded by the coding sequence ATGAAATCAGTATATAAAACATCAGGGACTTGTAGTACTTATATTGTTGTGGATGTGGAAGATGGCATTCTTAAGGATGTTAGTTTTCAAGGTGGATGTAATGGAAATCTGAAAGGCATCTGCGAGTTGATAAAGGGGATGCCTGTGGATGAAGTTATTTCTAAACTGGAAGGAATCTCTTGCGGTGGGCGACCCACTTCTTGTCCTGATCAGCTGTGCCAGGCTTTGCGACAAGTAAAAACTACCTGA